A window of Aquibium oceanicum genomic DNA:
GCCCCTGCGCATGCTCGTCGGCTCCAACTCCGACAACTGCTTCACCCTCGCACTGAGGGGCGACGCGGGCATCGAGACCATCGACGACGTGAAGGGCAAGCGGATCGCTTTCGTGGTCGGAGCGCCCGCCCTGCAGAGCAACGTCGCCGGCTTCCTCTCCTTCGGCGGCCTGAGCTGGGACGACGTCGAGAAGGTCGAGGTCGCGAGCTTCGGCGCTTCCTGGGAAGCGCTCATCAACGACCAGGTCGACGCCATAACGACGCTGACCACCGGCGGCCTCGCCCAGCAGGCGGCGGCCTCTCCCGCCGGCCTGAAATGGCTGCCTTTGCCGGCTTCCAACGAAAAGGGATGGAAACGCCTGCAGTCCGTGAAGCCGCAGTTCTCGCCGCGCAACGCCACGCTCGGCCCGAACATCTCCAAGGAAAACCCGCTGGAATGCGCCGGTTTCCCGTTCCCGGTCCTGCTGACCTATCCGGATCAGGATGCAGACCTCGTCTACAACCTCACCAGGGCCGTCAACGAGCAGTTCGACAACTACGTCAAGATCGAAGCGGCCATGGTCGGCTGGTCGGAAGACCGGCAGGACTTCGAGTGGGTGGTTCCCTACCATGAAGGCGCGATCCGGTTCTGGAAGGAAAAGGGTCTCTGGACCGACGAGGCGCAGGCACACAACGACATGCTGGTGAAGCGACAGGAACTCCTGACGCAGGCCTGGGAAAAGGTCGCCGACGCGCCGGAAGGCGAGAAGACCGAGCGCTGGCTCGAGGAGCGCCGCACCGCGCTGAAGGCTGCCGACCTTCCGACCTACGAGTGACATGAAAGCGACCGGGCGGGTTCAACCCGCCCGGTTCACGAACGCCGCCCGCCCTTTCTCCCTGCCCATGCGGGGTTCTTCATTTGGGGCAAGCGACAGGAAGGAGCGGCGATGGGCCGCTTCCTTCCGTCAACAGGCATTGGTGCCCTAAGGCCGCCGCGCCTTATCCTCCGCTTGGAGGTCCATCCAGGCACAACCAGGCCGATTCGGATTCTCCCAGACATGAATGCCGCGCTTTAAGGAGCGCGCCTGCGCGCGGGCCGGTGCGCGTTTCGGATGGCGCATTGCGACTGGCCAGATCCCCAGCGCCGAATTGCCGCTTCCGCGCCTAGGAGTG
This region includes:
- a CDS encoding TAXI family TRAP transporter solute-binding subunit, which encodes MLNMTRRFGGAAALLLFATTAPTALQAQDVELPDTLAVTSYDVGAASYNQAVALGTALGNAYGTSLRVLPATSDVARLIPLQQGRVQFGVVGSESFNAVEGTEAFSAPEIGPQPLRMLVGSNSDNCFTLALRGDAGIETIDDVKGKRIAFVVGAPALQSNVAGFLSFGGLSWDDVEKVEVASFGASWEALINDQVDAITTLTTGGLAQQAAASPAGLKWLPLPASNEKGWKRLQSVKPQFSPRNATLGPNISKENPLECAGFPFPVLLTYPDQDADLVYNLTRAVNEQFDNYVKIEAAMVGWSEDRQDFEWVVPYHEGAIRFWKEKGLWTDEAQAHNDMLVKRQELLTQAWEKVADAPEGEKTERWLEERRTALKAADLPTYE